A stretch of Aureispira sp. CCB-E DNA encodes these proteins:
- the glmM gene encoding phosphoglucosamine mutase, whose product MALIKSISGTRGTIGGNTGENLTAQDIVESTAAYAQWVLTTTQNPLVIVGRDARISGDIVNQLVCGTLRMMGINVMDIGLSTTPTVEIAVSLEGAGGGIIITASHNPKQWNALKFLNSSGEFISANDGQDILDLISSGKVEYASIDALGRYEKAVGYIQKHIDIIFDLDLVRREQVVEKQYKVVVDCINSTGILSVVPLLEQMGCEVIAINDEMHGRFAHNPEPLPSNLVALAREVVFHKADLGIAVDPDVDRLAFVTETGEMFGEEYTLVAVADYVLQHQKGNTVSNLSSTQALNEITKKHGGTYTASAVGEVNVVTTMKETNAIIGGEGNGGIIYPELHYGRDALVGVALFLSFMAETGKSVSQLRSRYPFYTIIKDKIQLTPEINIIELLDKLQEKYHQYPQNTVDGLKIYLNENWVHLRRSNTEPIIRIYTESQSVTTAETLANKIKMDMSAILKGDI is encoded by the coding sequence TTGGCTTTAATAAAATCAATATCGGGAACTAGAGGTACTATTGGTGGAAACACTGGAGAGAATCTAACAGCACAAGACATTGTAGAAAGTACAGCAGCCTACGCACAATGGGTTTTAACAACAACTCAAAATCCATTGGTCATTGTTGGTCGAGATGCACGAATTTCAGGAGATATTGTTAACCAACTAGTTTGCGGCACCTTGCGCATGATGGGTATCAATGTAATGGATATCGGTCTGTCTACTACTCCTACTGTCGAAATTGCCGTTTCTCTTGAGGGAGCTGGAGGAGGAATTATTATTACAGCTAGCCATAATCCAAAACAATGGAATGCTTTAAAATTTTTGAATAGTTCTGGAGAGTTTATCTCTGCCAACGATGGGCAAGATATTTTGGATTTAATTAGCTCTGGCAAGGTCGAATATGCCTCTATTGATGCTTTAGGACGTTACGAAAAAGCAGTTGGCTATATTCAAAAGCACATTGATATTATTTTTGATTTAGACCTTGTGCGACGAGAACAAGTAGTTGAAAAACAATACAAAGTAGTTGTAGATTGTATTAATTCTACAGGTATTTTGTCTGTTGTTCCTCTCTTGGAACAAATGGGATGTGAAGTAATTGCAATTAATGATGAAATGCACGGACGTTTTGCTCACAACCCAGAGCCTTTGCCCTCTAATTTGGTGGCTTTGGCTAGAGAAGTCGTTTTTCATAAAGCTGATTTAGGAATTGCTGTTGATCCTGATGTAGATCGCTTGGCCTTTGTTACCGAAACAGGAGAAATGTTTGGGGAAGAATATACTTTGGTGGCTGTTGCAGACTATGTTCTACAGCACCAAAAAGGAAATACCGTTTCCAATTTATCGTCGACACAAGCCTTGAATGAAATTACTAAAAAACACGGTGGCACTTACACAGCTTCTGCGGTAGGAGAAGTCAACGTTGTCACAACTATGAAAGAAACCAATGCTATTATTGGTGGCGAAGGCAATGGTGGTATTATTTACCCAGAATTGCACTATGGTAGAGATGCTTTGGTAGGAGTTGCTCTATTCCTATCCTTCATGGCTGAAACTGGCAAATCTGTATCACAATTGAGAAGTAGATACCCTTTTTATACCATTATTAAAGATAAAATACAACTTACTCCAGAAATTAATATCATAGAGTTGTTGGACAAACTCCAAGAAAAGTACCACCAATATCCACAAAACACCGTAGACGGACTAAAAATTTACCTAAACGAAAATTGGGTGCATTTGCGTCGTTCAAATACAGAACCCATCATCCGTATTTACACAGAAAGTCAATCGGTTACTACAGCAGAAACGCTAGCTAACAAAATCAAAATGGATATGAGTGCTATTCTAAAAGGAGATATTTAG
- a CDS encoding transposase: MIKRKSSHLPDIGSGLPQDIDAASRVVHAKRFLSNKWTDYKVHYLPFLIAFLRFALSKKNNNQDISLVIDGSQMGSKHVALVVSLAWKKRSIPICWVIRKGRKGHFPQQMHLDIIQQAAEILKPILFTQTKVTLLGDGEFDGASIQQLCRLKLGWKYAVRTAKNTILHEQGDCFKPRFTKVPDGETFLFIPSVEFSKEKIQDVNFLHWHDPKYDEPIFLISNLDDPFEIIRQYELRFSIETMFKDFKSRGFNMHKTRLKEAYDIFNLLIVGALAFCFIMGFGALHQNSPVKKKVQEKQNQQFSIFTLGLKLVHYFIEREIPFVFSLIFSKNSS, encoded by the coding sequence ATGATTAAACGAAAAAGTAGCCATTTGCCAGATATAGGTAGTGGTTTACCTCAAGATATAGATGCCGCAAGTCGAGTTGTTCATGCCAAACGATTTCTGTCAAATAAGTGGACAGATTACAAGGTACATTATCTTCCCTTTCTAATTGCATTTTTACGTTTTGCTTTATCCAAAAAGAATAATAATCAAGACATTAGTTTAGTAATAGATGGGAGTCAAATGGGAAGTAAACATGTCGCTCTTGTTGTCAGTCTAGCTTGGAAAAAACGTAGTATTCCTATTTGTTGGGTAATCAGAAAAGGGCGTAAAGGACATTTCCCCCAACAAATGCATTTAGACATTATTCAACAAGCAGCCGAAATCTTAAAACCGATTCTTTTTACTCAAACTAAAGTGACTTTATTAGGAGATGGAGAGTTTGATGGAGCATCTATACAGCAATTATGTCGCCTAAAGTTAGGCTGGAAATATGCTGTAAGAACAGCCAAGAATACAATTTTACATGAGCAAGGAGACTGTTTTAAACCTCGATTTACAAAAGTACCAGATGGAGAAACATTTTTGTTTATCCCATCTGTTGAGTTTTCTAAAGAGAAAATTCAAGATGTAAATTTTCTGCATTGGCATGATCCTAAATATGATGAGCCAATATTTTTGATTAGTAATCTAGATGACCCCTTTGAAATTATAAGGCAATATGAACTGCGTTTTTCAATTGAAACCATGTTCAAAGATTTCAAATCAAGAGGATTTAATATGCATAAAACAAGATTAAAGGAAGCTTATGACATATTTAATCTGTTGATTGTTGGTGCATTAGCTTTTTGTTTTATTATGGGATTTGGTGCTTTACATCAAAACAGTCCAGTAAAAAAGAAAGTTCAAGAAAAACAAAATCAACAGTTTTCAATTTTTACATTGGGCTTAAAATTAGTTCATTATTTTATTGAAAGGGAAATCCCTTTCGTCTTTTCTCTCATATTTTCAAAGAACTCGTCTTAG
- a CDS encoding LytTR family DNA-binding domain-containing protein: MDTNSSQHHFTFIKSNKKYIKINLDEITYIKGLGNYVEIYMQLGKRYIYYKALKDLIEVLPPHFMRIHNSYIVNLMAIDALEDNHIYINNDKISVAKSYRDCLKKSIEGLLL, from the coding sequence ATGGATACAAACAGCTCTCAACATCATTTTACATTTATCAAGTCGAATAAAAAATACATAAAAATCAATTTAGACGAAATTACGTATATCAAAGGTCTGGGGAATTATGTCGAAATTTATATGCAATTGGGCAAGCGGTATATTTACTACAAGGCTTTGAAAGATTTGATAGAAGTCTTGCCGCCGCATTTTATGAGAATACATAATTCCTATATTGTTAACCTAATGGCAATTGACGCACTTGAAGATAATCACATTTATATTAATAATGATAAAATATCCGTAGCTAAAAGTTATCGAGATTGCCTAAAAAAATCAATCGAAGGATTGTTGCTTTAG
- a CDS encoding VWA domain-containing protein, which translates to MKYFFSVIILFWSWTQQAQDNIDLNLESRDTASLNIIRVYPDDFPKITVIFNAATHSGNPIWNLSRQQVQIFEGTTPCPIHCLKRISENESIKIGLVVDHSGSMAEDYNQLFDKNGKFLGTYSRYGQIIPPKGYIAPIDNAKKAVKGFVQSMDNLKDSIQVVGFSEKVDKVLDFSSDQVLINKQISAMKPTSLTAFYDAVKVSLENIAKESGIKVIIALSDGGDNSSSATLEEVTQLAQSMEVPIYTVALGNANKEALSQMSEATGGSFYYTESSNALSNIYDNISKKIRSIYELGYASENLASNAQRDFRLTFDIDSIYLTNNDISLQLPSKVVQHLEKKEQEAAQRLYTYAGMGIAVILLASSLVFLFKKRQTEDTSDPQPSQLLKTYPNPFEHSLYVNYIIKGNQPVLHLSSIDGVPILTRQLNPSTSAIQLHHLNLETGIYILSLTTDRGTSNTLKVIRK; encoded by the coding sequence ATGAAATATTTTTTTTCTGTAATAATACTATTTTGGAGTTGGACGCAGCAAGCGCAAGATAATATTGATTTGAATCTTGAAAGTAGAGATACCGCTTCTCTTAATATCATACGGGTCTACCCTGATGATTTTCCCAAAATTACAGTAATTTTTAATGCGGCAACTCATTCTGGCAATCCTATCTGGAACTTATCTAGGCAACAAGTTCAAATCTTCGAAGGCACAACACCCTGCCCCATTCATTGTTTAAAAAGAATATCTGAAAATGAATCTATAAAAATAGGATTGGTCGTTGATCATTCAGGATCTATGGCAGAAGATTATAATCAGCTTTTTGATAAGAATGGTAAATTTCTAGGTACGTATAGTCGATACGGTCAAATTATTCCTCCCAAAGGTTATATTGCTCCCATTGATAATGCAAAAAAAGCTGTTAAAGGTTTTGTTCAATCTATGGATAACCTCAAAGACTCTATTCAAGTGGTTGGTTTTTCTGAAAAAGTAGACAAAGTTCTTGATTTTTCTAGCGACCAAGTTCTTATCAATAAGCAAATTTCGGCCATGAAACCCACCTCATTGACCGCTTTTTATGATGCAGTCAAAGTCTCTTTAGAAAACATAGCCAAAGAATCAGGCATAAAAGTAATCATTGCTTTATCAGATGGAGGAGACAATAGTTCTAGTGCTACCTTAGAAGAAGTCACTCAACTAGCTCAATCCATGGAGGTTCCTATTTATACCGTTGCCTTGGGCAATGCCAACAAGGAAGCTTTATCTCAAATGAGCGAAGCAACAGGAGGTAGTTTTTATTACACCGAGTCCTCCAATGCTTTATCCAATATTTATGATAATATTTCTAAAAAAATACGCTCGATTTATGAGTTAGGTTACGCTTCTGAAAATCTTGCCTCCAACGCTCAAAGAGATTTTCGTTTGACATTTGACATTGACTCCATTTATTTGACCAACAATGACATTTCTTTACAACTCCCCTCAAAAGTTGTCCAACATTTAGAAAAAAAAGAACAAGAAGCTGCCCAACGCTTGTACACCTATGCTGGCATGGGAATCGCTGTTATCTTACTAGCAAGTAGCTTAGTTTTTTTATTCAAAAAACGCCAAACAGAAGATACATCTGATCCACAGCCTTCTCAACTACTCAAAACCTATCCCAATCCCTTTGAACACAGCCTTTATGTCAATTATATCATCAAAGGCAATCAACCTGTTTTACACTTAAGTTCTATAGACGGTGTTCCGATACTAACACGACAACTCAATCCTAGTACATCTGCCATTCAGTTGCATCATCTAAATTTGGAAACTGGTATTTATATTTTAAGCCTAACAACAGATAGAGGAACTTCTAATACCCTAAAAGTTATACGAAAGTAA
- a CDS encoding cupin domain-containing protein, whose amino-acid sequence MFYKKLNDATEFVAGDHTRLKEIMHPLHDNVSIGYSLAHARVEVGQASLPHQLKGSETYYILDGKGEMHIDNKSFEVNKDDVFLVPPNASQYIKNIGQKDLVFLCIVEPYWQEEEEEIF is encoded by the coding sequence ATGTTTTATAAAAAACTAAATGATGCTACCGAATTTGTAGCAGGAGATCATACCAGGTTAAAAGAAATTATGCACCCTTTGCATGACAATGTTTCTATAGGATACAGCCTAGCTCATGCACGGGTGGAAGTCGGTCAAGCCTCTCTTCCCCATCAACTCAAAGGCTCTGAAACCTATTATATTTTGGATGGAAAAGGAGAAATGCACATTGACAACAAGAGCTTTGAAGTGAACAAAGATGATGTCTTTTTAGTTCCTCCCAATGCCTCACAGTATATTAAAAACATTGGTCAAAAAGATTTAGTTTTTTTATGCATTGTAGAACCTTATTGGCAAGAGGAAGAAGAGGAGATTTTTTAA
- a CDS encoding FAD-binding protein, with the protein MKPKKLQQKLPISYLMLTYIGRINRITYWHAVIFIWLAFYVCYNLIEYVFGTPATMILYPFLFWSLLATATKRLHDVGKSGYALLILIIPILGPLWLIYQLGFKKGVAAANDYGGNPSSADDYLQVPDGKKIYHLKTKERIVNDVTQLNPVIVAEIKCPTSIEEIQDIVKQTEGSISIGGGRFSMGGQTTSTQSTHLDMRQFNQIVTFSKEEKRIKVQAGVRWCDIQAHIDPHNLSVMIMQTYANFTVGGSVSVNVHGRYMGLGAVILSVLSVDVVLADGSLKHASRTENTELFFGVVGGYGGLGILVQVELALTDNIPVKRVRQKMNRKDYWAFFDENVRFDDKIVFHNADLYLPSIQKINAVSWVKTDEKPNVKHRLMPLKASYPLERYFFWVTSESPFGKWRREHIIEPLFYLGKRVHWRNYEAGYDVAELEPKSRKWKTYVLLEYFVPILKFDAFSDKMNEIFLRHKVNVINISIRHAVPDEGAYLAWAREEVFAFVVYYKQETSAAAKGAVAVWNRELVDAVLEIGGTYYLPYQAHATRAQFLKAYPRATELFQLKAQLDPEFRFRNVIWDHYYQPKKQLNMTNTGEFQQVFSDVKQRDAFFRFLQVVYNLYPEEKFHHLIVKACEEKQADQAIYELVQSQLSTIKPFLADLRYGLPALKKQKQEMTRQTLELLEGKKQIDGYMEIGAPARYISDLRKKVNVTGNIYIMHDYAPDYSIAAMLERGQIRKLGQYIPLDYQPIDPNIVPDASIDVVSCMIGLHHCPVQALEPFIRSIHRVLRKGGRFILRDHDAGTASMATFCSLVHTVFNLGLNESWDFNQNEFRNFKSIEEWCQIVCKLGFEDKGFRILQHKDPSDNTLVSLIKL; encoded by the coding sequence ATGAAACCTAAAAAGCTTCAACAAAAACTTCCCATTAGTTATTTGATGTTGACCTATATTGGTCGTATCAACCGAATAACGTATTGGCATGCAGTAATTTTTATTTGGTTAGCATTTTATGTGTGTTACAATTTAATAGAGTATGTTTTTGGTACTCCAGCAACAATGATTTTGTATCCCTTTTTGTTTTGGAGTTTGTTGGCTACTGCGACCAAGCGGTTACACGATGTCGGAAAGTCTGGATATGCTTTATTGATTTTAATCATCCCAATTCTAGGACCACTATGGTTAATTTATCAATTAGGTTTTAAAAAAGGAGTAGCTGCTGCGAATGATTATGGGGGAAATCCCTCTAGTGCAGACGACTATTTGCAAGTGCCTGATGGCAAAAAAATCTACCATCTAAAAACTAAGGAGCGTATTGTTAATGATGTGACGCAATTGAACCCTGTTATTGTGGCGGAAATTAAGTGCCCTACTAGCATTGAAGAAATACAAGACATCGTTAAACAAACAGAAGGCAGTATTTCTATTGGTGGGGGACGTTTTAGTATGGGAGGGCAAACCACTAGTACTCAAAGTACGCATTTGGATATGCGCCAATTTAATCAAATCGTAACTTTCTCCAAAGAAGAAAAACGCATTAAGGTTCAAGCAGGAGTAAGGTGGTGCGATATACAGGCACATATTGACCCTCATAATTTGAGTGTGATGATCATGCAAACCTATGCCAATTTTACAGTTGGTGGTTCGGTTAGTGTCAATGTTCACGGTCGTTACATGGGCTTGGGTGCTGTGATTTTGTCTGTTTTGTCTGTAGATGTAGTTTTGGCAGATGGAAGCTTGAAGCACGCTAGTCGAACAGAAAATACAGAGCTGTTCTTTGGAGTAGTGGGAGGATATGGAGGATTAGGAATATTGGTTCAAGTCGAATTGGCATTGACGGATAATATTCCTGTAAAACGAGTTCGCCAAAAAATGAATAGGAAAGATTACTGGGCATTTTTTGATGAAAATGTTCGGTTTGATGACAAAATTGTTTTTCATAATGCGGATTTGTATTTGCCTTCTATTCAGAAAATTAATGCGGTATCTTGGGTGAAAACAGACGAAAAACCTAATGTAAAGCATCGTTTAATGCCCTTGAAAGCTTCTTATCCTTTGGAGCGTTATTTTTTCTGGGTGACCTCTGAATCTCCTTTTGGAAAATGGCGAAGAGAACACATTATTGAACCTCTGTTTTATTTGGGAAAGCGTGTGCATTGGCGAAATTATGAGGCTGGATACGACGTAGCAGAATTGGAACCTAAATCTCGCAAATGGAAAACGTATGTTTTGTTAGAATATTTTGTGCCTATTTTGAAGTTTGATGCATTCTCAGACAAAATGAATGAAATATTTTTACGTCATAAAGTAAATGTTATCAATATTTCTATTCGACACGCTGTCCCTGACGAAGGGGCTTATCTCGCATGGGCACGCGAAGAAGTATTTGCGTTTGTCGTATATTATAAACAAGAAACAAGTGCAGCAGCAAAAGGAGCTGTTGCCGTTTGGAACAGAGAATTGGTAGATGCTGTTCTGGAAATAGGAGGAACATACTATCTGCCTTATCAAGCTCATGCGACTAGAGCACAATTTTTAAAAGCTTATCCTAGAGCAACAGAATTATTCCAACTAAAAGCGCAATTGGATCCTGAGTTTCGTTTTAGAAATGTGATTTGGGATCATTATTATCAGCCTAAAAAACAACTCAATATGACTAATACTGGAGAATTTCAACAAGTCTTTTCTGATGTAAAGCAACGCGATGCTTTTTTTCGATTTTTGCAAGTAGTGTATAATTTGTACCCAGAGGAAAAATTTCACCATCTTATTGTAAAAGCTTGTGAAGAAAAACAAGCTGATCAAGCTATTTATGAGTTGGTTCAAAGCCAGCTATCAACCATTAAACCTTTCTTGGCAGATTTAAGATATGGGTTGCCTGCGCTAAAAAAACAAAAGCAAGAAATGACTCGTCAAACTTTGGAGTTGTTGGAAGGAAAGAAACAGATAGATGGGTATATGGAGATAGGGGCACCAGCACGTTACATATCCGATTTGCGAAAAAAGGTGAACGTAACTGGAAATATTTACATCATGCATGATTATGCGCCTGATTATTCTATTGCGGCTATGTTGGAGCGTGGGCAAATCCGAAAATTAGGGCAATACATTCCGCTAGATTATCAACCTATTGATCCCAATATCGTTCCTGATGCTAGTATTGATGTGGTTTCTTGTATGATTGGTTTGCATCATTGCCCTGTTCAAGCTTTAGAGCCTTTTATTCGTTCGATACATCGAGTTTTGCGTAAAGGGGGGCGTTTTATTTTGCGTGATCACGATGCAGGAACAGCTTCAATGGCAACCTTTTGCTCTTTGGTACACACCGTATTTAATTTAGGATTAAATGAATCTTGGGATTTTAATCAAAATGAGTTTAGAAACTTTAAGTCGATAGAAGAGTGGTGTCAGATAGTTTGTAAGTTGGGATTCGAGGATAAAGGCTTCCGAATTTTGCAACACAAAGATCCTTCAGACAACACCTTAGTATCACTCATAAAGTTGTAA
- a CDS encoding CHAT domain-containing tetratricopeptide repeat protein has product MKQLFFYCFLLVNWQITYAQDTLSTELLDLDHEVLDSLSEAAYLKGNYADAIKYAEANLKKAAQTVGVKDSTYGAYINYLGFLNVYSGNYTVAEQLFLQGQIIFTNLFGHEHKDVADALSGLAKVYRRTGAFKKTEEVLLEVKTINAKLSGTESQAYAVTLNDLAVLYYYMGRYEEAELLYLENKKINAKISGGMNVEYSNTLANLAALYYVNEQLEEAEPLYLEAVGIAKKVYGEEHPRYANTLSNLAALYLKMGRNKEGEKLCLEVQAIREKVLGTKHPLYANNLNLLATSYKQQGRYDEAIKLSIRVREILRTTIGVNHPKYAIFLSNFASAYFKMEHYEDAEKLRLESLEIMERKVGTQHEGYVNCVNDLVDVYIRLDNLPKAKRYLHKCLQAASNSTISLVPTQEWRDSLMQADYLSINHLNQMLRGLERLYLLLEKEQAPDKEAKQLLVTSLAHDLFTKIRKLYTNSTSKLRVLERSERWNARGLYLLEQANLVEQAFDLAEANKSVLLLEATKAEKAYRLGNLPDSLMDRENELFKERDELQANIITKRPQVEQDSLRKLLNEVNQDIRFFVQQLEKDYPNYVQLKYKSDNATLREIQALLSPKTALLEYVVTDSVLYLFYIDKKEYKLVRQSLKREHLTTKIRDLYRALSNYDLLAKNQEKAYEAYTRPAHWFYKKMIAPILRETSDIEHLIIVPDGELAYLPFEVFLMNPAPQGEVNYPDLDYLIKHFKVSYNYSATLWKENKQSTKSVNNGQILAMAANYDISLDTLKKDLRLPNYYRGRKGLKPLYAARREVNVLSKEFQGYFGFDKDASERLFKEKVADYAVIHLAMHGVLDYKQPILSSLIFTEDGDSIENSFLQAYEIANLKLNADLVVLSACETGFGTFEKGNGIASLARSFMYAGASSMVMTLWQVNDFATAEMMKIFYSNLSNGMTKSEALREAKLNFMQNASGIGPHPAFWSPFLLVGNDEPIQIMRKSTWMYWGLGLVALGLVIVVAWRWWRR; this is encoded by the coding sequence ATGAAGCAATTATTTTTTTACTGTTTCCTACTTGTAAATTGGCAAATTACTTATGCTCAAGATACACTTTCTACTGAATTATTAGATTTAGATCATGAAGTGTTGGATTCGCTGTCTGAAGCAGCTTATCTCAAAGGAAATTATGCGGATGCTATTAAATATGCTGAAGCTAATTTGAAAAAAGCAGCGCAAACGGTGGGCGTCAAAGATAGTACGTATGGTGCTTATATTAATTACTTGGGTTTTTTGAATGTGTATTCAGGAAATTATACGGTTGCTGAACAACTTTTTTTACAAGGACAGATTATTTTTACCAATCTATTTGGACATGAGCATAAAGATGTTGCTGATGCATTAAGTGGATTGGCAAAAGTTTATAGAAGAACTGGTGCCTTCAAAAAGACAGAAGAAGTATTGCTAGAAGTTAAAACTATTAATGCTAAATTGTCAGGAACAGAGAGTCAAGCTTATGCGGTTACTTTGAATGATTTGGCTGTGTTGTATTATTATATGGGGCGTTATGAGGAAGCTGAGCTATTGTATCTTGAAAATAAAAAAATTAATGCCAAAATATCGGGGGGCATGAATGTCGAATATAGCAATACATTAGCGAATTTGGCAGCTTTGTATTATGTTAATGAGCAACTTGAGGAGGCAGAGCCGTTGTACTTAGAAGCTGTTGGCATTGCTAAAAAAGTGTATGGGGAAGAGCACCCACGTTATGCCAATACATTAAGTAATTTGGCAGCTTTGTATCTAAAAATGGGACGCAACAAAGAAGGAGAAAAGTTGTGTTTGGAGGTACAGGCAATTCGAGAAAAGGTGCTAGGAACAAAACATCCCCTTTATGCCAATAATTTAAACTTATTGGCTACTTCTTACAAACAACAAGGGCGATATGATGAAGCTATCAAATTGTCTATAAGAGTACGAGAAATATTAAGAACGACGATAGGAGTGAACCATCCCAAGTATGCTATCTTCTTGTCTAATTTTGCCAGTGCTTATTTCAAGATGGAGCATTATGAAGATGCAGAAAAGCTACGCCTTGAATCTTTAGAAATTATGGAGCGCAAAGTTGGTACTCAGCACGAGGGATATGTAAACTGTGTCAATGATTTAGTAGATGTGTATATCCGTCTTGACAATTTACCTAAAGCCAAACGCTATTTGCATAAATGCTTGCAAGCTGCATCTAACTCAACTATAAGTTTAGTACCTACACAAGAATGGAGAGATAGTTTAATGCAAGCAGATTATTTATCAATCAATCATCTGAACCAAATGTTACGAGGGTTAGAACGCTTGTATTTGTTATTAGAAAAGGAACAAGCACCCGACAAAGAAGCCAAACAATTGCTTGTAACAAGCCTTGCTCATGATTTATTTACAAAAATTCGAAAGTTATATACCAATAGTACGAGCAAGTTGCGAGTACTGGAACGTAGCGAACGTTGGAATGCTAGAGGTTTGTATTTATTGGAACAAGCAAATTTGGTAGAGCAGGCTTTTGATTTGGCAGAAGCAAATAAATCGGTCTTGTTGTTAGAGGCAACGAAGGCGGAAAAGGCATATCGATTGGGCAATTTGCCAGATTCATTGATGGACCGAGAAAATGAATTGTTTAAAGAAAGGGATGAATTACAAGCTAATATAATTACCAAACGCCCCCAAGTAGAACAAGATAGCTTGCGCAAGTTATTGAATGAAGTCAATCAAGATATTCGTTTCTTTGTTCAGCAGCTAGAAAAGGATTACCCGAATTATGTTCAATTAAAATACAAAAGTGATAATGCCACTCTACGTGAAATTCAAGCTCTGTTGTCCCCTAAAACAGCTTTATTAGAATATGTTGTGACTGATTCGGTTTTGTACTTATTCTATATTGATAAAAAGGAATATAAATTGGTGCGTCAGTCTTTGAAAAGAGAGCACTTGACAACAAAAATTAGAGATTTGTACCGAGCGTTGAGCAACTACGATTTGTTGGCAAAAAATCAAGAAAAAGCCTATGAAGCTTATACACGCCCTGCGCATTGGTTTTATAAAAAAATGATAGCACCTATTCTAAGAGAAACTTCGGATATAGAACATTTAATTATTGTTCCTGATGGCGAATTAGCTTACTTGCCATTTGAAGTTTTTTTGATGAACCCAGCACCACAAGGAGAGGTGAATTATCCAGATTTGGACTACTTAATTAAGCATTTTAAAGTGAGTTACAATTATTCTGCAACATTGTGGAAAGAGAACAAGCAAAGTACCAAGTCGGTTAATAATGGACAAATATTAGCTATGGCGGCAAACTACGATATATCTTTAGATACCCTAAAAAAAGATCTTAGATTACCCAACTATTATAGAGGTCGAAAGGGCTTGAAACCGCTCTATGCAGCTCGACGAGAGGTGAATGTTTTGTCCAAAGAATTTCAAGGCTACTTTGGTTTTGACAAAGATGCTTCGGAGCGTTTGTTCAAAGAAAAAGTAGCAGATTATGCGGTTATTCACTTAGCTATGCATGGCGTTTTGGATTATAAACAGCCTATTTTGTCTAGTCTGATTTTTACAGAAGATGGGGATAGTATAGAAAATAGTTTTTTGCAAGCCTATGAAATCGCAAATCTAAAATTAAATGCAGATTTGGTCGTGCTTTCTGCTTGTGAAACAGGCTTTGGTACTTTTGAGAAAGGCAATGGAATTGCTTCTTTAGCACGTTCTTTTATGTATGCAGGGGCTTCTTCCATGGTGATGACTTTGTGGCAAGTCAACGACTTTGCAACTGCTGAGATGATGAAAATATTTTATTCAAATTTAAGTAATGGTATGACAAAGTCGGAGGCTCTACGAGAAGCTAAATTGAATTTTATGCAAAATGCTTCAGGAATTGGTCCTCATCCTGCTTTTTGGTCTCCATTTTTGCTGGTTGGAAATGATGAACCTATTCAAATTATGCGTAAATCTACATGGATGTACTGGGGGCTAGGGCTTGTTGCTTTGGGGCTTGTGATTGTTGTTGCTTGGAGGTGGTGGCGTAGATAG